GCGACCGCGTGCAGCAGGGCGTCGCCGTCGGAGTGGGCCACCGGCCCCCGGTCCGCGGCGACCTCCACCCCGCCCAGCAGCAGCTTCCGTCCCGGCTCGAGCCGGTGCGCGTCCTCACCGAATCCGATCCACATGGTCCCATCCTACCCGCCCCGTGCCCGGCGGTATATTTAAGCATGCCCACCTACGACGAAGCCCTCGAACTGATGCACGCCTGGACCCCTTCCGAGTCCCTGCGCCGGCACATGTACGCGGTCGAAGCCGCGATGCGCGCCTACGCCCGCAGGTTCGGCGAGGACGAGGAAACCTGGGCGATCGCCGGACTGATCCACGACTTCGACTGGGAGAAGCACCCCGAGACCCACCCCAACAAGGGGGCCGACCACCTGGAAGCGCTGGGCTGGCCCGCCGAGATCGTGCGCGCGGTGCGCGCCCACGCCCCCGAGCGCAGCGGCGTGGAGCCCGAGACCCTGATGGAGCGCGCCCTCTACGCCTCCGACGAGATCACCGGCCTCATCACCGCCGCGGTCTACGTGCGCCCCGATCGCTCGATCCACACCCTCACGGTCAAGAGCCTGAAGAAGAAGTTCAAGGACAAGTCCTTCGCCCGCGGCGTGGACCGCGAGATGGTCCGGCGCGGCGCGGAGCTGTTGGGCGTGGAGTTGTGGGAGCACGTTGGCTTCGTGCTCGAGGCCATGCAAGCCGACGCCGAACGGCTGGGGCTGGCGGGCGCGGCGTCCCCCGGGGACTAGGCGGGGCCGTCCAGGCCCAGCTGCCCGGGCAGGAAGAACCCCTCGTCGAGCGTCATCCAGGGGTCTTGGGTGACGATGCGGTAGCGCACCCGGCCCGAAAAGCGCGCCGCGTCCTCGCGCGCCCAGCGCTCGGGGCCGCCCGGCGCCCCCGGGTCGGGGGCGGGCCAGGGGCCGGTTCCGGCGCGCACGATGTAGCGCACCCCGCCCCCCACCACGAGCCAGACGGCCACCAGCCGCGGCGCCAGCCCGGCCAGGCCGCCTTTGGGCCAGTCGGCTCGGCGCACCTCGCCGCTGCCGGAGGCCACGATCCAGAGCGAGGGCTCCGCGCTCACGACTCGGGCGGGTTGGGGCCCCAGAGGAAGCCCGCGATCACCGAGAAGCCGAGCGCGATCATGAAGGC
This genomic stretch from Oceanithermus profundus DSM 14977 harbors:
- a CDS encoding HD domain-containing protein, with product MPTYDEALELMHAWTPSESLRRHMYAVEAAMRAYARRFGEDEETWAIAGLIHDFDWEKHPETHPNKGADHLEALGWPAEIVRAVRAHAPERSGVEPETLMERALYASDEITGLITAAVYVRPDRSIHTLTVKSLKKKFKDKSFARGVDREMVRRGAELLGVELWEHVGFVLEAMQADAERLGLAGAASPGD